A stretch of Desulfurivibrio alkaliphilus AHT 2 DNA encodes these proteins:
- a CDS encoding YncE family protein, with amino-acid sequence MLPTTITHKPASAGEGSGSSRRRRPGRHLWAFIFPALVIGLLSGGCAAVTAPPSSPAGAPIPARPPAGDEALLSLFIQLAEPDGPALVRTLAAIDLLAADGAEFALLPAPLTLESAAIAGGQRFAARQPVPAGRYRYLRLSFAAPRSGSEPAVMPAGSGLKLPLPGDFRLAPGESQSLFLHWDPAAALDPARPRQAWRLQPATPPLLTDLAFISAPEIDTVYLLRTDNDHICGSFAVAGRPTRLAYDDRRRHLYVLAAGAGAVQVVEAATGRTVDRLTIPLTTRPSFLLLAADGQSLYLLDEDDNLLLFDLARGAVEQRRRLGFGARYLHWLPDGTLALAASASREIYRLDPATLAVLTVWPVQGDPAGLLAAADLLFVAENDADTVGVYRLHDGQPVTSIATTGAPYRLVAAEQRVYVSNRRGRTISLLSMRPPGLLREIATEHQPGELATATGYRRLYAADSAEGLTIIDQGSQRVTGRVELGTRAGHLVIID; translated from the coding sequence ATGCTGCCAACCACCATCACCCATAAGCCCGCTTCAGCGGGAGAGGGAAGCGGGAGCAGCCGGCGCCGGCGGCCGGGTCGACACCTGTGGGCTTTTATCTTTCCAGCCCTGGTAATCGGCCTACTCTCCGGCGGCTGCGCGGCCGTCACTGCTCCCCCTTCATCCCCGGCCGGTGCGCCGATTCCGGCCCGGCCTCCGGCCGGGGATGAAGCCCTGCTTTCGCTGTTTATTCAACTTGCAGAACCGGATGGGCCGGCCCTGGTCCGGACCCTGGCCGCCATCGACCTGCTGGCGGCCGACGGGGCGGAATTCGCCCTGCTGCCGGCGCCTCTGACGCTGGAGAGCGCCGCCATTGCCGGCGGGCAGCGGTTTGCGGCCCGGCAACCGGTTCCGGCCGGCCGTTATCGGTACCTGCGGCTAAGCTTCGCCGCCCCCCGGAGCGGCAGCGAGCCCGCCGTCATGCCGGCCGGCTCGGGGTTGAAGCTGCCCTTGCCGGGGGACTTCCGCCTGGCGCCGGGGGAAAGCCAAAGTCTGTTCCTGCACTGGGACCCCGCCGCCGCCCTGGACCCTGCCCGGCCGCGGCAGGCCTGGCGGCTGCAACCGGCAACGCCGCCGCTGCTGACCGACCTGGCGTTTATCAGCGCCCCGGAGATCGATACCGTCTACCTGTTGCGTACCGACAACGACCATATCTGCGGTTCCTTCGCGGTGGCCGGCCGCCCTACCCGGCTGGCCTACGACGACCGCCGCCGGCACCTGTATGTGCTGGCCGCCGGCGCCGGCGCCGTCCAGGTGGTGGAAGCGGCCACCGGGCGAACGGTTGACCGGCTGACCATCCCCTTGACCACCCGCCCCAGCTTCCTGTTACTCGCCGCCGATGGGCAGAGCCTGTATCTCCTTGATGAGGACGACAACCTGCTGCTGTTCGACCTGGCCCGGGGGGCGGTGGAACAGCGCCGCCGCCTGGGCTTTGGCGCCCGCTACCTGCACTGGTTGCCCGACGGTACCCTGGCCCTGGCCGCTTCGGCTTCCCGCGAAATTTACCGGCTGGATCCGGCCACCCTGGCGGTGCTCACCGTCTGGCCGGTGCAAGGTGACCCCGCCGGCCTGCTGGCCGCCGCCGACTTGCTGTTCGTGGCGGAAAACGACGCCGATACGGTGGGCGTTTACCGCCTCCATGACGGCCAGCCGGTAACCAGCATCGCCACCACCGGCGCCCCTTATCGGCTGGTGGCGGCGGAACAGCGGGTTTACGTCAGCAACCGCCGGGGACGGACCATCTCGCTGCTGAGTATGCGTCCTCCAGGCCTGTTGCGGGAGATCGCCACGGAGCACCAGCCCGGGGAACTGGCCACGGCGACCGGTTACCGGCGGCTGTATGCGGCCGACAGCGCCGAGGGCCTGACCATTATCGATCAGGGCTCCCAGCGGGTCACCGGCCGGGTGGAGCTGGGCACCAGGGCCGGGCATCTGGTGATCATCGACTGA
- a CDS encoding cytochrome c3 family protein, translating to MRATPLLISAILLIPGLAGLLGWPAAGVARVQGPCSDCHTIHNSRQGEPMTYFFDRDEGQLVTGGDPNPALLVTGCVGCHLGVNSAGSMPYVLSLEEPDYGLTGTGGNTRAAGSFYWVAHGQDRKGHNVTGLADWDRQHGYTPPGGTVLPAQLTCAGAAGCHGSPEVATPATALQGSHHQEKSGWRDGGTVATSYRLLQGVQGLGDPSFEWQPSASQRNKYYGYHRSGSSDPAPDTISGFCARCHGDFHQATGDGSPWLRHPVDFDLSQGEPLEEYLGYNGGDGTANPYNVAVPLATADTSDQVPATIEISAGDQAVVMCLSCHRAHGSPVDAMLRWDYKSWPANGYNGCGVCHSSKN from the coding sequence ATGCGCGCCACCCCGCTCCTTATCAGCGCCATCCTGCTGATCCCGGGTCTGGCCGGCCTGCTGGGCTGGCCGGCAGCCGGGGTGGCCCGGGTGCAGGGACCATGTTCCGACTGCCATACCATCCACAACAGCCGGCAGGGTGAACCCATGACCTACTTTTTCGACCGGGACGAAGGCCAACTGGTGACCGGCGGCGACCCTAACCCGGCCCTGCTGGTAACCGGTTGCGTCGGCTGTCACCTGGGAGTCAACAGCGCCGGCTCCATGCCCTATGTCCTGTCGCTGGAAGAACCGGACTATGGCCTGACCGGCACCGGGGGCAACACCCGGGCGGCCGGCAGTTTTTACTGGGTGGCCCACGGCCAGGATCGCAAGGGACACAACGTGACCGGGCTGGCCGACTGGGACCGGCAGCACGGCTACACGCCGCCGGGTGGTACCGTGTTGCCGGCGCAACTGACCTGCGCCGGCGCCGCCGGCTGCCACGGTTCGCCGGAGGTGGCCACCCCCGCCACCGCCCTGCAGGGCAGTCACCACCAGGAAAAGAGCGGCTGGCGGGACGGCGGCACGGTGGCCACCAGTTACCGCCTGCTGCAAGGTGTGCAGGGACTGGGCGATCCCTCGTTTGAATGGCAACCCAGCGCTTCCCAGCGCAACAAATATTACGGCTACCACCGCAGCGGCAGCAGCGACCCGGCCCCGGACACCATCAGTGGCTTCTGCGCCCGCTGCCACGGCGACTTTCACCAGGCCACCGGCGACGGCTCCCCCTGGTTGCGCCACCCGGTGGATTTCGATTTAAGCCAAGGTGAGCCGCTGGAAGAATATCTGGGCTACAACGGCGGCGATGGTACCGCCAACCCTTACAACGTGGCAGTACCGCTGGCCACCGCCGACACCAGCGACCAGGTACCCGCCACCATCGAGATCAGCGCCGGCGATCAGGCGGTGGTGATGTGCCTCTCCTGCCATCGGGCCCACGGCAGCCCGGTGGACGCCATGTTGCGCTGGGATTACAAGAGTTGGCCGGCAAACGGCTACAACGGCTGCGGCGTCTGTCACAGCAGCAAGAATTGA
- a CDS encoding NHL repeat containing protein yields the protein MPNLLWMERILLLLLLLAAGPGLVHPPAAAARTGGGDPWQLTLLLNGAPDGLVLPVSLYVDEARERYYVVDSGSGRLLSYDRQGEFLRAFSADGALDRPHALVRLDDQTLLVLERGRNSLTRIDLRHRTTEPVVLHHQGREVFVDRLVVDRGNLYVLDRLGGRVLQLDDRLQVTAVHNPPEDTGNLVDLLVREGHLWLLDQQRRQIITLTPEGQAGPSIALSEVTFPTALARDRGGFFYVLDRHRGRITVYDQDGRQRYHFLSKGHGRRHLYYPAELRFDPWGRLCVVDQGNNRVLVFERRGLSRPPGGGTAPGSEREELP from the coding sequence ATGCCGAACCTGTTATGGATGGAAAGGATACTGCTGCTGTTGCTGCTGCTGGCCGCCGGGCCGGGGCTGGTTCACCCTCCGGCGGCGGCGGCCCGAACCGGTGGGGGTGATCCCTGGCAGTTGACCCTGCTGCTCAACGGCGCCCCCGACGGCCTGGTCCTGCCGGTGTCGCTTTACGTGGACGAGGCTCGGGAACGTTATTACGTGGTGGACAGCGGCAGCGGCCGGCTGCTCTCCTACGACCGCCAGGGCGAATTTCTGCGCGCCTTCAGTGCCGACGGCGCCCTGGATCGCCCCCACGCCTTGGTCCGCCTGGATGACCAGACCCTGCTGGTCCTGGAACGGGGTCGCAACAGCCTGACCCGGATCGATCTGCGCCACCGGACCACCGAGCCGGTGGTTTTGCACCACCAGGGCCGGGAGGTCTTCGTCGACCGGCTGGTTGTCGACCGGGGCAATCTTTATGTCCTGGACCGGCTGGGGGGCCGAGTGCTGCAACTCGACGACCGCCTGCAGGTGACGGCGGTACACAACCCCCCGGAGGATACCGGCAACCTGGTGGATCTGCTGGTCCGGGAGGGCCACCTCTGGCTGCTGGATCAACAGCGTCGGCAGATCATCACCCTGACTCCCGAGGGCCAAGCCGGACCCAGCATCGCCCTGTCGGAGGTAACTTTTCCCACCGCCCTGGCCCGGGATCGGGGCGGCTTTTTTTACGTTCTGGACCGCCACCGGGGGCGCATAACGGTTTATGACCAAGATGGTCGGCAGCGCTACCATTTTTTGAGCAAAGGGCATGGGCGCCGGCATCTCTATTACCCGGCGGAGTTGCGCTTTGACCCCTGGGGGCGCCTCTGTGTAGTCGATCAGGGCAACAACCGGGTCCTGGTTTTCGAGCGCCGGGGGTTGAGCCGTCCCCCGGGGGGGGGGACGGCCCCTGGAAGCGAGAGGGAAGAGTTACCATAA
- a CDS encoding cytochrome c3 family protein, translating to MRYLLFFALIGLIAGGGSLAARAEYGVPAAEVGCFDCHQQVDFQGPVSHQPVARQECSACHNPHAARHRGLLMETGAKLCYQCHPPHPEEEIWGGTHQPVRTGDCLACHDPHRGEYPGLLSREPAATCRDCHPRAAERAVGHAPFSEGRCTACHQPHQAGHPGLLRQPADQLCLSCHQQAADAPGHQGFGGLLRECLSCHQPHESDRPGLLRDHLHPPFAAGDCASCHDRPAGEGSATCISCHREVMAEMRKPTNHLLAGSQNGCIQCHSPHAGNDDRLLRMAGDRVCQQCHQATFQRQATSRHHHPPLPACTECHQSHGSDQVAMLRAADSTLCTRCHERQGTLSHPVGEEVIDHRTNRPMTCTTCHDPHGTPFQFHLVQSHHRDLCVQCHRAY from the coding sequence ATGCGTTACCTGTTGTTTTTTGCCCTGATCGGTTTAATCGCCGGCGGCGGTTCCCTGGCCGCCCGGGCCGAGTACGGGGTGCCGGCCGCCGAGGTGGGCTGTTTCGACTGCCACCAGCAGGTCGACTTCCAAGGACCCGTCAGCCACCAGCCGGTGGCCCGGCAGGAGTGCAGCGCCTGTCACAATCCCCACGCCGCCCGCCACCGGGGGCTGTTGATGGAAACCGGCGCCAAACTCTGTTACCAGTGCCACCCCCCTCACCCCGAAGAGGAAATCTGGGGCGGCACCCACCAGCCGGTGCGGACCGGCGACTGCCTGGCCTGCCACGACCCCCACCGGGGAGAATATCCCGGCCTGTTGAGCCGGGAGCCGGCCGCCACCTGCCGGGACTGCCACCCCCGGGCAGCGGAACGGGCGGTGGGCCATGCCCCGTTCAGTGAAGGTCGCTGCACCGCCTGTCATCAGCCGCACCAGGCCGGCCACCCCGGCCTGCTGCGGCAGCCGGCCGACCAGTTGTGTCTCTCCTGCCACCAGCAAGCTGCCGACGCCCCCGGCCATCAGGGGTTCGGCGGCCTGCTGCGGGAGTGCCTGAGCTGCCACCAGCCCCATGAAAGCGATCGGCCGGGCCTGTTGCGCGACCACCTGCATCCCCCCTTTGCCGCCGGGGACTGCGCTTCCTGCCATGACCGGCCGGCCGGGGAAGGCAGCGCCACCTGTATCTCCTGCCACCGCGAAGTCATGGCGGAGATGCGCAAGCCGACCAATCATCTGCTGGCCGGGTCGCAGAATGGTTGCATCCAGTGTCACAGCCCCCATGCCGGCAACGACGACCGCCTGTTACGGATGGCCGGCGACCGGGTCTGCCAGCAGTGCCACCAGGCTACTTTTCAGCGGCAGGCCACCAGCCGGCACCATCATCCGCCGCTGCCGGCCTGCACCGAATGCCACCAGAGTCACGGCTCGGATCAGGTCGCCATGCTGCGGGCGGCGGACAGCACCCTCTGTACCCGCTGCCATGAACGGCAGGGCACCCTCAGTCATCCGGTGGGAGAAGAAGTGATCGACCATCGCACCAACCGGCCCATGACCTGCACCACCTGTCACGACCCCCATGGCACCCCGTTTCAGTTCCACCTGGTGCAGAGTCATCACCGTGATTTGTGCGTGCAATGCCATCGTGCCTACTGA
- a CDS encoding cytochrome c3 family protein yields MPYQLPPSSPTLLTRRFLPLGRLLPVAAALLLALAWGGVIPPAGADHSGPYRQSAHGSGTYGVEHPSRSAEGYARGNCGHCHLLHGSAPDADPAGPYPHALFAPTDQWAEPPYGVADNICFACHSGAQGTVMQVENLDYATRYGGFSDSPSDPSFTSVLAAFNAPVTVAGDGSTDGSAHNLHGIHQFMLANQAHFPWYDENSNPCTACHNVHLAQRRQVEPGQPPTPVISKPTAPNQLWGGAGETMAEIGFGGYQPPYWNIPGKRHEPRPAIAAEPGLTPDYVAFCTTCHNPQLQVWSTALGRYLKPIDWGPDGDKHGGAPRDDYSYSFTDSYGLSDYNDNRTLEPYHNHPDGNLVLSCLDCHDPHGSYNAALIRWRINARAYMDSMTNYDYPISRGPFTDHRKNITYVCSRCHPYAGATHHGYKRNDYGDGLNWRLMYESCYDCHADPGYPAWQVNCLSCHGHGSTMVDKDGNLIKTF; encoded by the coding sequence ATGCCTTACCAGTTACCGCCATCCTCGCCAACGTTGCTTACCCGCCGCTTTTTGCCCCTTGGCCGCTTGCTGCCGGTGGCGGCGGCCCTGCTGCTGGCCCTGGCCTGGGGGGGGGTGATCCCCCCGGCCGGCGCCGACCACAGCGGCCCCTACCGCCAATCGGCCCACGGCTCCGGCACCTACGGGGTCGAACACCCGTCGCGCAGCGCCGAGGGCTATGCCCGCGGCAACTGCGGCCACTGTCACCTGTTGCACGGCAGCGCCCCGGATGCGGATCCCGCCGGGCCGTATCCCCACGCCCTCTTCGCCCCCACCGACCAGTGGGCCGAGCCCCCCTACGGCGTGGCGGACAACATCTGTTTCGCCTGCCACAGCGGAGCGCAGGGAACGGTGATGCAGGTGGAGAATCTCGATTACGCCACCCGTTACGGCGGCTTCAGCGACTCACCAAGCGACCCCTCTTTTACCTCCGTGTTGGCCGCCTTTAACGCCCCGGTAACCGTGGCCGGCGACGGCAGCACCGACGGCTCCGCCCATAACCTGCACGGCATTCACCAGTTCATGCTGGCCAACCAGGCCCATTTCCCCTGGTACGACGAAAACAGCAATCCCTGCACCGCCTGCCATAACGTCCACCTGGCCCAACGCCGGCAGGTAGAGCCCGGCCAGCCGCCCACCCCGGTTATCTCCAAACCCACCGCCCCCAACCAGCTTTGGGGCGGGGCCGGGGAAACCATGGCCGAGATCGGCTTCGGTGGCTACCAGCCACCGTACTGGAATATACCCGGTAAACGCCATGAACCCCGACCGGCAATCGCCGCCGAACCCGGCCTGACTCCGGATTACGTTGCCTTTTGCACCACCTGCCACAACCCCCAACTGCAGGTCTGGAGCACCGCCCTGGGACGCTATCTCAAGCCCATCGACTGGGGGCCGGACGGCGACAAACACGGCGGCGCTCCCCGGGATGATTATTCGTACTCGTTTACCGATAGTTATGGACTCTCCGATTATAATGACAATAGAACCTTGGAGCCTTACCATAACCATCCGGACGGCAACCTGGTGCTCTCCTGCCTGGACTGCCACGATCCCCACGGCTCGTACAACGCCGCCCTGATTCGCTGGCGGATCAACGCGAGGGCCTATATGGATTCTATGACAAATTATGATTATCCGATAAGCCGCGGCCCTTTCACTGACCATCGTAAAAATATCACGTATGTCTGCAGCAGATGCCATCCCTATGCCGGCGCCACACACCATGGCTACAAGAGGAACGACTACGGAGATGGCCTTAATTGGCGTTTAATGTACGAGTCATGTTACGACTGCCATGCTGATCCCGGCTATCCCGCTTGGCAGGTCAACTGCCTGAGCTGCCACGGCCACGGTTCCACCATGGTCGACAAAGACGGTAACCTGATCAAAACCTTTTAA
- a CDS encoding methyl-accepting chemotaxis protein, whose protein sequence is MAVSAQDHKQRKMLNLAVKRDLQRWLLGRIFGVVLLSVLLAVLILFIYSWRELGSSFYEAHFTIRQVSDLLWLAMATGGAISLLGGALLALFLPQKIAGPLYRIERELERVRQGDLTVQIKLRRGDPLPEIAAGLNGTLAELRLRVQQLQEACRQVNAGGEQPAAEHLAQLCRELQQLKTK, encoded by the coding sequence ATGGCCGTATCCGCACAAGATCATAAACAACGTAAAATGTTGAACCTGGCCGTCAAACGTGATTTGCAGCGCTGGCTGCTCGGGCGCATTTTCGGGGTGGTGCTGCTCAGTGTGCTGCTGGCGGTGCTGATCCTGTTTATCTACAGCTGGCGCGAACTGGGCAGCAGCTTTTATGAAGCCCATTTCACCATCCGCCAGGTCAGCGATCTACTCTGGCTGGCCATGGCGACCGGCGGGGCGATCAGCCTGCTGGGCGGCGCCCTGCTGGCCCTCTTTCTGCCCCAGAAGATCGCCGGACCGCTTTACCGGATCGAGCGGGAGCTGGAACGGGTGCGCCAGGGGGATCTGACCGTGCAGATCAAATTGCGCCGCGGCGATCCCCTGCCTGAAATAGCCGCCGGCCTCAACGGCACCCTGGCGGAATTGCGGCTGCGGGTGCAACAGCTTCAGGAGGCCTGCCGACAGGTAAACGCCGGTGGGGAACAACCGGCGGCAGAGCATCTGGCCCAGCTCTGCCGGGAACTGCAACAGTTGAAGACCAAATGA
- a CDS encoding cytochrome c3 family protein has protein sequence MKRTAINRAHLATLILLVALAALLLAACRKDGPADEQRTTQRQTCVDCHAEESAAFARGHTHAPVAEDRCAACHLPHGVIGGAHLRQPQPRLCLECHQEQRAAVTDPAGSHPPLRGGDCSRCHDPHHSHHPQLLPAVGADFCFRCHEQAPFRKPVQHAPLSAPEQCLSCHQSHHSDQSPLLRQAAAPLCLSCHPAEESAQLQGHHGYQVTDNCLACHEPHATDSPGLMRARVHEPVRRGECHRCHEVADGQLRRPEPDAGQLCRQCHDPDHWPRSNHPPSRDRDCLQCHNAHAADQPALLQQPAGRLCLQCHDPGPTDHPTRSHHAPVRDGRCLECHQEHAPPAARQLQAEPAALCATCHAQSDYGGGAGAHPPAAAQQCNFCHQPHQSPERKLLTQPDGLLCLECHQQLDNELTLFSLHPSFARGQCSQCHDPHQAPEPALLARPAAGGALCRQCHAAPDALATAAGGHPPYRDGVCLHCHAPHAADHAFVQRRPTGESCLACHQAIRGQQEQPHPHPLLAQGNCTGCHTAHGSGQEHHLLREQPELCLNCHQQAAAHWEEGFAHAPARGRCTDCHQGHGGQQPHLLTVDDGQLCLQCHRTDSPAFRQRHGGFAPGGASCLGCHDPHGSPAAGLLHPVLHTPFAQGVCRDCHPGRND, from the coding sequence ATGAAAAGAACAGCAATTAATCGCGCCCACCTGGCGACGTTGATCCTGCTTGTCGCCCTGGCGGCACTCCTGCTGGCCGCCTGCCGGAAGGACGGCCCGGCGGACGAGCAGCGCACCACCCAACGCCAGACCTGTGTCGATTGCCATGCCGAAGAAAGCGCCGCCTTTGCCCGGGGCCATACCCACGCCCCGGTGGCCGAGGACCGGTGCGCCGCTTGTCACTTGCCCCACGGGGTAATCGGCGGCGCCCATCTGCGCCAGCCGCAACCCCGCCTCTGCCTGGAGTGCCACCAGGAGCAGCGGGCGGCGGTAACCGACCCCGCGGGCAGCCATCCACCGCTGCGGGGGGGCGACTGCAGCCGCTGCCACGACCCGCACCACAGCCACCACCCGCAACTGCTGCCCGCCGTCGGCGCCGACTTCTGTTTCCGGTGCCATGAACAGGCGCCATTTCGCAAACCGGTACAGCATGCCCCCCTGTCGGCGCCGGAGCAGTGCCTGAGCTGCCACCAGTCGCACCACAGCGACCAGTCGCCGCTGCTGCGCCAGGCCGCCGCCCCGCTCTGCCTCTCCTGCCACCCCGCCGAAGAGAGCGCCCAGTTGCAGGGGCACCACGGTTATCAGGTAACGGACAACTGCCTGGCCTGCCATGAACCCCACGCTACTGACAGCCCCGGCCTGATGCGGGCCCGGGTTCACGAACCGGTGCGCCGGGGTGAATGCCACCGCTGCCATGAGGTCGCCGACGGCCAACTGCGCCGGCCGGAACCGGACGCCGGACAGCTCTGCCGGCAGTGCCACGATCCCGACCACTGGCCGCGCAGCAACCACCCCCCCAGCCGCGACCGCGATTGCCTCCAGTGCCACAACGCCCATGCCGCCGACCAGCCGGCGCTGCTGCAGCAACCGGCCGGTCGCTTGTGCCTGCAGTGCCACGATCCCGGCCCCACCGACCATCCCACCCGCAGCCACCATGCCCCCGTCCGCGACGGCCGGTGTCTTGAGTGCCACCAGGAACACGCGCCGCCGGCGGCGCGGCAACTGCAGGCCGAGCCGGCGGCGTTGTGTGCCACCTGCCACGCCCAAAGCGACTACGGCGGCGGAGCGGGGGCACACCCGCCGGCGGCGGCGCAACAATGCAATTTTTGCCACCAGCCCCACCAGTCGCCGGAGAGGAAGCTGCTGACCCAGCCCGACGGCCTGCTCTGCCTGGAATGTCACCAGCAGCTCGATAATGAGTTGACCCTGTTCAGCCTGCACCCTTCTTTTGCCCGCGGCCAGTGCAGCCAGTGCCACGATCCTCACCAGGCCCCGGAGCCGGCCCTGCTGGCCCGGCCGGCCGCGGGCGGCGCCCTGTGCCGGCAATGCCATGCCGCGCCCGACGCCCTCGCGACAGCGGCCGGCGGTCATCCCCCTTATCGGGACGGCGTTTGCCTGCACTGTCACGCTCCCCACGCGGCCGATCACGCCTTTGTCCAGCGCCGGCCCACCGGCGAGTCCTGCCTGGCCTGCCACCAAGCGATCCGGGGGCAGCAGGAGCAGCCTCATCCCCACCCGCTGCTGGCTCAGGGTAACTGCACCGGCTGCCACACGGCCCACGGCAGCGGCCAGGAACACCATCTGTTGCGCGAGCAGCCGGAATTGTGCCTCAACTGCCACCAGCAGGCCGCGGCCCACTGGGAGGAAGGCTTTGCCCACGCCCCGGCCCGCGGGCGCTGTACCGATTGCCACCAGGGCCACGGCGGCCAACAGCCCCACTTGCTGACGGTTGACGACGGGCAACTCTGCCTGCAGTGCCACCGGACCGATAGCCCTGCTTTCCGCCAGCGCCACGGCGGCTTTGCCCCCGGCGGCGCCAGTTGCCTGGGCTGCCACGACCCCCATGGCTCCCCCGCCGCCGGCCTGTTGCATCCGGTCCTGCACACCCCATTTGCCCAGGGGGTCTGCCGCGACTGTCATCCCGGGAGGAACGACTGA
- a CDS encoding cytochrome c3 family protein, with protein sequence MKSRLYDNSPTPTARLRPAVTIAALLLYASLLPIATSSLSGGAAPAAAAGQQCCDCHQEVCAETDHRLAHAPFKEQRCTLCHVKAASPPPADRREVPGATFASWQTARDHYFLLPLAMAERELTIVANGPDVTPLRTTLLLPPLVAIPLLSPPAAPPQIINLQVEEIKRGVVWSATVSWQTDHVTSAGVKYGHRQLDQRRFDDEYHGTEHRMVISGLQPEQTYRLVALARDLFGNRTTSAEITFSTRDYRPTPPVSRERAATTAGAARPRLQGEVQQLPDRLLLHLQSEHPVTMMLAAPASTKQREPEHPAMADERFTSLEVCYQCHEKLKGPLSHPVDVLPPSGMSIDRQTYRLLADGRLSCISCHQPHTGAPPYRLARKNQRRLCLGCHADY encoded by the coding sequence ATGAAAAGCCGCCTCTACGATAATTCGCCAACCCCAACCGCTCGGTTGCGGCCGGCGGTGACGATAGCCGCCCTGTTGCTGTATGCCTCGTTGCTGCCAATTGCCACCAGTTCCCTCTCCGGCGGTGCCGCTCCGGCTGCCGCCGCCGGCCAGCAGTGCTGCGACTGCCACCAGGAAGTCTGCGCCGAAACGGACCACCGCCTGGCCCATGCCCCGTTCAAAGAGCAACGCTGTACGCTGTGCCATGTCAAGGCGGCGAGTCCCCCCCCCGCCGACCGCCGGGAAGTTCCCGGCGCCACCTTCGCCAGTTGGCAAACGGCTCGGGACCATTACTTTCTCCTGCCCCTGGCAATGGCGGAGCGGGAACTGACCATTGTCGCCAACGGCCCGGACGTTACCCCTTTACGCACCACCCTGCTTTTGCCGCCGCTGGTGGCCATCCCGTTGTTGTCCCCGCCCGCCGCCCCCCCGCAAATCATCAACCTGCAGGTCGAGGAAATCAAGCGGGGGGTGGTCTGGAGCGCCACCGTCAGTTGGCAGACCGATCACGTCACCAGCGCCGGAGTGAAATATGGGCACCGGCAGCTTGACCAGCGCCGTTTTGATGATGAGTACCATGGCACTGAACACAGAATGGTTATCAGCGGCCTGCAACCCGAGCAAACTTACCGGCTGGTGGCCCTGGCCCGGGATCTGTTCGGCAACCGGACCACCTCCGCCGAGATTACCTTCTCCACCCGCGACTACCGGCCCACTCCACCTGTCAGCCGGGAGCGAGCGGCAACCACTGCCGGCGCCGCCCGCCCCCGGCTCCAGGGCGAGGTGCAGCAACTGCCCGACCGGCTGTTGCTGCACCTGCAAAGCGAACACCCGGTAACCATGATGCTGGCTGCCCCCGCCAGCACAAAACAACGTGAACCTGAACATCCCGCCATGGCCGATGAGCGCTTTACCAGCCTGGAGGTCTGTTACCAGTGCCACGAAAAGCTCAAGGGGCCGCTTTCGCACCCGGTAGATGTTTTGCCCCCGTCGGGGATGAGCATTGATCGGCAAACTTACCGGCTGCTGGCCGACGGTCGGCTCAGTTGCATTTCTTGTCATCAACCCCATACCGGCGCCCCCCCGTACCGCCTGGCACGCAAAAACCAACGGCGACTCTGCCTGGGCTGCCACGCCGATTACTGA